Part of the Papio anubis isolate 15944 chromosome 6, Panubis1.0, whole genome shotgun sequence genome, GCAGGCTGACCCTGATAGGAACCAAGATCCTCCGAATCTGTAAAAACCAGACAAATAAACTTCCCCACACCCTGATTGCCTCTGCAGCCACATCCCACCCAAGCATGACTGAGCAGTAACCCCACGTAGTGGAGAAAGCCCGCTCAGTGTAATGCCAAATGGCTGCAGTGTTAAGCCCTGGAAATCCGGGCTAAGGCTGGGAAATCCAGCCGCCTGCTCACCAGAGCGGCACAGACAGCTTCACTCTGTGCCAGCACCTGAACCCTCGGGGAGTGTGCAAGTGcgtgtgtgcatacatgcatgcctgctcacacacacacatcaatatACACGTACATACCTGCATTGACACATACACCTGACCTCACAGCTGCACACTTACATCTGACTCAGCtgggctcacacacacacacatacaccttcaCACATGGGCACATATACATAGACACAAATGTACTTACACACATCCACCTGCACACACTCACTAACATTTGCACTCACACATCTGCACACTGTGTGCACACTCCTGGGCACATATACTCAACCTACACATCCATACACACACCAGCAGCTACATACCCCTCAgcacacccatcaacccatcccCACTCAATCTGCATGCACATGGGCACACACCcgtgcacacaccacacatgcaccaCTGAGCATGTACATGCACAAAAAGGCACACACACGTCTAGACACACACACTTCTGCAGGCACACCACAACTCCTGACAACAGCCACACCCCGCTTGATctacatgcaaacacacacacttagCAGCCAGACCTGCAGCTTGCACTGGGACATCTTGCAACTCGGCATGACATGGCCCAGACACAGCCCCGGGTTGCCTGAGTCTCTAAGAAGCCTGGTAGCCTGAACTGCAGGAACTTCAGAGCACATCTCCTCTGCCCCCTCCCATTCAGAGGCCCAGAGTGGGAGAGGTATATGTCCGATGTCCTGGGACATCAGGGAGAGAGCACCCAGTGTGAGGCCAGCCTGTCATATGACCTGGGACAAGTCCCTGTCCCTCTCTGGGCCTATGAACTGATCATCTCAGGGACTCCCTTCATCATCACGGCTGGCTGGGGGAGCCTCCTAAAAAGGCAGGAATCAGAGGCTGGTAGGTCACCTGGAGAGATTGCAAAGGGTAGGAAGGCTGAGTTGGGGGGCTGGGCTGCAACATCTGGAGACCAGAGGGCCTGATATCCTGGGATGACAGGGACCCCACTGGGGAGTGGGCTGCTGGAAGGCAGCCAGGGGAATTATGGCAAGGTGGAGGGAGGGGCTTAACCGTCACGTGTGGGCCTCCCAGCCAGGTACCTTCACTCCCTGAGGAGGTGTGGGAAGAGGCCTCCTGGTATTGTTGAGGGTAATTTCTCAAGCTGCCAGCCTCCTGGGGTATGGGATGGCCTCCCCGCTGGCTCCACAGGCCCATGAGCACTGAGAGGCGTGAGGGCCTCTGCCTGCACGTGCACTCAGCAGGAGGGCCTCCCACAGCAGGCCTGGTGGAGGCCAGAGACCCAGCTCACAGCACGGGTTGGGCGCCGTGGCTGCATGGCGGCTGCTTGGCTCAGACATGCAAGGTGGGATCCCCCTGCTGAAGCAGGCTCAGTGTCAGATCTCAGATCTTAGGGCACTCACTGCCAGCCCCAAGGTCTACCTCTTAGGGCCCCCCACAGGACCCCTATTGGAAGATGACCCTTGAGGAGCTGTTGGAAAAGAGGTAGGCACCTACCAAGGAGTCCCAGGGCGTGAGGTATCCCAGAGCTGCAGGGGGGAAGGGTGTGCTCAGGATGAGGGGGGTGCTCCTATGTTAGACAAAGTGGGGTCAAGTCCAGCTGTGCCACCAAGGCAAGTCACTCCCCCTCTCTGTGCCCCTCTGTCCTCATCTGTAAGCAGGAGATGATGAGACCTCACCAGCTGCCATGGGGCCTAACAGCCGTTAGGTAAAGTGTCTCCACATGACAAGCACCCCATCCCATGGCAGCTTTGGCTGCTGCCTCACTGAAAACTAGGCATCCCTGGGAGTTCAGACTGGTGCTCacagctcccctcccctcccctcctttcccttccctcccctcccctcccctctcctctcctttcctttccttagatgaagtctcactctgtcaccccggctggagtgcagtgtcgcaatctcagctcactgcaacctctgtctcccaagttcaagcatttctcctgcctcagcctcctgaatagcctggactacaagcataagccaccttgcctggctacttttttgtatttttactagagacagggtttcaccatgttggtcaggctggtctcgaactcctgacctcaggtgatccacccgcctcagcctcccaaagtactgggattacaggcatgagccaccatgcccagccatgggCTCACAGCTTTAGATGCCAGCCTCAAGGTGACGACTCCTCAGATATGTCTCCAGCCCAGAACTTgcccctgaactccagactcCTATATTCAACCACTGACTTGGCAGCTGCATTTGGATGTCTAATGAACATCCCAAACTTAGCATGTCCAAAGGATCCCTTCTCCTGCCCCCTCACAGGCTCCTCTCATTGTCTTCTCTTCCTTAGCATGGGAAACTCCTTCCTTCCTGATTGCTCAGGCCTCAAAGCATGGTGTTCTCCTTGACTCTCTCCTGGTCTCCCACTCAATGCCATCCATTGGAAACCTGGCCAGCCAGTCTCCAGACAGGCCCAgactcccccactccccactgcATCTGCTGGGGACACCCTCACCTGCAGAGCATGACAGTGACCTTCTCACAGCTGCTCCTGGCAGCCAGGGGGTCCTTTTCAACCTACATCAGACAGCACCATCACCTGCTCAGAAGCCTGCAGCAGCCTCTCTTCTCACTCGTGGTAAAAGCCAATGTTATCGCCACCATCTGGCCTGTCACCTCTCTGATCTCGTTCCCCATTCCTCTGGCTTCCTCAGCGCCACACTCCTTACACTGTATTAACTGTTTGTGCACCCATTGTGTCATGTGATTGTGACAATACCTGGAAGGACTGCAGGGAAAGGGACATGGCCCCaatttactgatgaagaaactgaggctaggGAGGCCAACTGACTTGCCCAGATCCCACACTTATACATGGAGATCAGACCAAGACCTGGGGTCCTTGGTTCACCTTGACGCCCCTGCCTTCAGTGACTCCCAGTCCTTCAAGATAAAACCCCCGAGTCACTCAGCCAGCACCAGGACTAGGATGGGAGCCAAGCATACAGGTCTCTTGGGGTGTGCCCAGGTCCTCAGAACAGGCCAACAGGAGACAGAGGTAGCCACTCTGCAACTCCAGCCAAGGGAAGGAAAGGCCCTCTGCCAGCCCCTAGTCTTTGGGCTCCCAGGGCAGcttggggctggggagaggggaagggtcCCATGGGGATCCTGTGAGGGCTagatggaggagggagaagagaggagtgAACCAAAAGGAAGACAGGGTTGAGTAGCGAGAGAGGTAAGAGAAAGGAGTctagaaaagaatgaagagtgAAGGAGGGTACGGCATCCCAGGCTGatagagagaggaggggaaggggtgaTGGCATCCCAGGTTAAtacagagaggaggggaaggggtgaGAGAATagggggaggaaagaagggaaggagatggGGTAGGGGCAGCAGGgatggagagacagggagagagaggaggaggggagaaggagaacGGGGGAGGATGGAAAGAGGGAGTGAAGTGGGGCTGAAGGagacagaaggagaagagaaaaaaggagatacgagacagagagaaagagggagagagaagagggagaggggcacgaacagagaaagaggagagaaaacccAGAACCCAGAGAGAAAACTTGCAACTGGGAGAGAAGTCAGAATGAGGCATGAAAGAAGGCATTTCTGGAGCAGGGGAGAGGCCAGCCAGCCTCAGGAGGCTGTCCCCTGCTCACTGCCCTCACCCACCCACTGTCCACCCCCGGCCCCCACCACTCACCTTGTCGGCCGACTGCGAGGTGCCAAAGAAGATGGGGATGAAAGCCAGCCAGACGATGCAGGTGGTGTACATGGTGAAGCCAATGGGCTTGGCCTCATTGAAGGTCTCGGGCACGCCGCGTGTCTTGATGGCATACACGGTGCATGTGACCATGAGCAGCATGCTGTAGCCCAGAAGGCAGATGAGCGACAGGTCTGAGATGTCGCACTTGAGCACACCCCTGGCGAAGCGGGGGTCCAGCGTCCGCTGGTCCTGGAAGTCCACCACCGAGTGGGAGGGGTCCACCACAAACCACACACAGATGCCCAGCAGCTGCAGCGAGATGAGGCTGAAGGTGATGGCCAGCTGCGAGGCAGGGCTGATGAATCGTGGGGCACTGACTGAGCGCTTGCCCTGCTCGAAGATGCGGTAGATGCGGTTGGTCTTGGTGAGCAGGGCCGCGTAGCTGATGCTCATCCCTAGTCCCAGGAAGATTCGGCGCAGCGAGCAGGTGCCAAGGTCGGGCTCGGCAATCATGAGGAAGGTGGTGGCGTAGCACAGGAAGATGCCCGCCAGCAGCACGTAGCTCAGTTCACGGCCCGAGGCCTTGACGATGGGCGTGTCATTGTAGCGTACAAAGGTGATCACCACAAACAACGTGGCAGCGATGCCCACCACAGCCAGGAAGAGGGGCAGCACTGCCCAGGGTGAGTCCCACTCAAGCTTGATGATGGGGATGGGCCGGCAGCCCGTGCGGTTCTCCGTGGGCCGCATGTCGTAGGGACACGTCTTACAGGTGTAGCGGTCCACCTGGTACTGGTACCCTGTGCAAGGCTCGCAGTGCCAGCAGCAAGGCATGCCCTTCACTGTCTTCTTCCGCTCACCTGGCTGGCAGGGCAGGCTGCAGATGGAGCGGGGCAGCTGCTGCCCGCTCCCCGGCCAGTGCATCCGCTCTATCTGGCAATGACAGTACCGTAGAGCAGGCCTCAGAACACGCCACCCTGTGCCTGGGACCATCCTACTGGGTGGTGGCACCTTGTAGCCCCACACTCAAATCACCCAGCTAGTTGGCTAAAAGTTCAGCTGCCCGGACCCCACAGGGACATAATGAATCTAACAGCTGGAGTTAAATAAGGTCTCTGGCATAACTCAGACATAATTGACCTACAGGGAATCCTGATTGAACCTGAAACTCTCAAGAttcatatgaagaaactgagcccaGAAAGCAGTAGTGACAACCTAGAGTCACAGGAAACAACAGTGGCAGAGCAGAGAGAACTCAGGAGTCCTGACTCTTAGCCCCTAAGGCCTTGCTACTCAGTGGTCCCAGGGCGGCGGCAGCAGCCTCACCCAGGAGCTTGTTGGAAAGGCAAATTGCAGCACCATCCCATACCTACTAACTCAGAATCTGCGTTGCAGCAAGACCCCCCAGCTGATTCCTGTGCACACTGGAGTGGAAGATGTGCTGCCCTACGGCCCAGCCCAAGGCACCTCTGCCAAACAGCACATGGAGTTGGATTCAGCAGGGAGCAACGAACAAAAGTTTAATCAGAGGGTGCTTAATGTGTGCTCAGGGGCTAGCATTTCTTTACATCTTGCTCTAAATTAGTGCTACGCACAGTTACATGTCCCTGAAGACACAATGGCTGTGAGCAACAGAGCCACATGAGTGTTGTCACACGCCACTGAATATGCTACAATATTCCGGAAAGCGAGAGTCCCAAAAGAGCCTCAGGCATTGGGCAAAGGGACGTGACTACACCTGGGAGCTGTATCCAAAGCAACTGTTCTAAATAAAGGATCTCTTAGGAAGAGCTCACTCTCAGAGCACAGCAAGCCTGACTAGACTGGTGCATTTGCACTGGGTGCTACCTCCTGATAAAGTGTAACCAGCTGGTAGAGGGGTTTGGGGAGGGCTTTAGAATAAAggaaaaggggccaggcacagtagctcaggcctgtaatcccagcactttgggagggcaaggcaggcggatcacgaggtcaaaagatcgagaccaacctggccaacacagtgataccccatctcttctgaaaatacaaaaattagctgggtgtgatggcatgcacctgtaatcccagctacttgggaggctgaggcaggagaattgcttgaacccgggaggtggaggtttcagtgagccgagatcacgccactgcactccagcctggcgacagagcaagattctgtctcaaaataaataaataaataaaatgttaaaaagtaaaaaaaaaaaaaaaaaagaataaaggaaaaggatAAGGTGGGGTGGGTAGGGATGCCTCGTGGCAAAGTAGGAAGAAAATCTCAAGGGAGAAGATTGTCCTGTGGTTCTGGGCATAACAGGATGTGGATTACCTCAGAAGCCAAAGGGCACAGAGCAAGGACAAGTGCAACCTGTCCTGCAGGAATGTTGAGGTGGGACGGTCCCTGTGCACTGCAGCTGCACAACTGCAGGGGAAAGACCCTTCCCCAGAGGACACAGGGTGATGATGAGTGTTCCGGAAAACTCTGTGGTTCCAATGGAAAGAGCAGTGACTGAGGTCAAGTCTTGGGATCACAGTTCTGTTGCTATCTGGCTGTGTGTCCTTGAGCAAATGGcttctcctctctgagcctttgttttctcatctgatcCAATGAAAGCAGATATGAAGCTACTTTGCCCTTTGTTACTTGGAGTGACCTCCATTTAGAAGTCATAATGGAtacactttttaatatttcacgagaatgtcagctccatgagggcaggggcatTGTGTTAATTTCCCTGCTGTGTCTCCAGCCCTCAGCATAGGCTGACACATAGTAGAGGCCCAGCAGGTCTCTGTGGAATCTATGAAAGAATAACCGAGCAGGCAAAAAGGTCCAGGGTACCAGTGACGCGAGGCCGCCACACTCTCAGACCCTGGAGGAGGACAGTGGCCAGGTAGGTGGTTACAGCTACCTTGCCTGCTCTGTGGCCCTCACAGCACAGCCCAAACTGAGCCACTCACGGAGAAAGTGGGGAAGGTTGATGGTTAAAGTCCAACcccatctccctcctcccaccacctcaGCTCTGTCCAGACCTTACAGGTGAGGAGATCTAAGAGGGCATTGTGAGTTGCATCAGAATGGGCCATGAAGATGGTCTGGCCGGTGGAGGGGCCTTGTATTCCTGGGGAGGGGACTTTCAGGGGAAGGGTCCACTGCCACCCATACATGCCCAGTCCCTGCCTGCCACCTTCAGTTAGGACATCTGGAAAATAGGGATAACTGCCTGCCTCACAGAGCTATCATCCTCACAGCAAGGGGATGTGTTTAGagcagcagctgggacacagCAGGTACTCCGTAAATGCTAGCTGCTGCCGCTAGTGAGTTCCAGTCCCCAGCCCCTGTGCTCTGCCCACTGCACCAAAACAAGACAGGCACATCGATTTGGTGTTGTCCCACTTTGCCAAGAGCTCCTCATACCCCATTGTGCCCATCTCTTTCCACTCAGCAATCCAAGGAGCCTCATTTAAGAACAGGCTGTTCCTGCCACACGGTGTGGCCTTAGGAGAGTCCTTCTGCCTCCCCAGGGTTGGGTTTCCTGAGAGATTTCCTCTGACTTAGAAGATGGTTGGGCTAAATGAGATGCAGGCCAAGAGTGCCTTGAAGAGCAGAGCACGAGGGGTTCCTCGATGGAAGAGATTATGACAAGAGGAGACAGCGGGGCCTCAATGCAACACCCACAGGATCCCAGGACAAGGAGGGCGGAGGCCAGATGAGGACCTGTCTCTGAGTCTCTCCAGTCTATCCATGGGGTCACAGTGGGCCCACCCCGGTTATGGCTCACCCCTTCCCCTTACAAGGTACAGACCAAGTCCACAAGCACTTTGTTGGGGAACAAACCAAAGATCCTTTCTCTCCAAAAACGCTGCTGTGTCTCACTGCTGGGATACTGAGGGCCCGAAAGGGAAAGTCACCACATCCCTGGGACAGTCCATGAGCTAGGAAAGTGTGGCTAAGAGGACCTAGAAAAATGGCTGCCTTCTATCGTGCTTTGACGAGGCTGGGGAGCAGGCAACTGGCTCATTACCCACCAGTCAGTGCCACAAATCCCACCGTTTGACCTGGGTCATTTGCCCTAAGACTTCCTCTTCTGTCCAAATGCAGCCCTCCTCTCCTCACCTTATTCCCCCATGCCCCCCCATCGCCCCCCACCCGCCCACCCAAAAAGCCTTTGAGCCATTTGACTCTGGCGTGAATTCTTCGATCCAGAGTTCCCCCATCCCCTCCTCAGTGGGTAGCAGGCAAGAAGGCCCCAGGCTAAGGGAGGGGGCAGGGACCAGAATAACAGCAGAACTCCGACTGCCCTGTCTTCCATTTCAGGGTGGGGGCCTCAGAACCGCTGAGGTCTGGGAGGGAGCACTGGGAAGGAAGTCCCAGCCTGGCAGCAGCAGTCCTGGAGGTCAGGGCTAATCAGCGGCAGCCTCCCCTTGGGCCCCCCTCCCAGGGGCTGGAACTGTGTGAGTGACTCTCCACGCACTCCCTGCCCTCCCACTTACTCTAAGGTGCAGGTGGTCAGTCCAGGAGCCGATGACCTTGTACTCGGCAGAGTCATTGCGCAGCTGGTATTGGTAGATGTCATAGCGCCCAGGCGCATCTCCATTCTCATTGAAGGTCACAGGGTTCCCTGCGATGCCTGTAAGGGTGGGTGGGTGTCTTTGCAGAGCCTTTACCCAGAGGCAGGGAGGATGATGAGCCTGGGGCAGAGACCTCTCTGACTCACCCCTTCATGGAACATCCTGGGAGATTTCACCTCTTGGAAACATCAGGAGAGACCTCCCATTCCCACCCCACAGAGCCTAAGGGCCCCTCCCCTCGGGCATGGCCCAGGATACCCAGGGTCAGGCACGGTCCACACCACGTCCCCACCTGAGAAGTTGACGTTTCGGATGTACTTAAGCAGCTGGGTGCCATCTACGGGGTCCATGCGCGGGCAGAGCCCCACGCGGCCGGGACACAGGTCACGGTGCATGGCGTGCAGCGCGTGGCCCATGGCGTACACGGCGTCAATCACAAACTGCACCTTCCCCTCCTGCTCATAAGCTGAATCCTGCCCAATTCGCTCACGGTCTGCAATGAAACACCAGGAACAGGGACACTCGTGAGGCCCACTGTCCTTACAGTGGTGTCATGGGAGCCAGACCACCCTCTGGCACCTGGAGAGGTGGCACAGCCCATCTGTGCACGGCCAGGCCTCCTGACTCCCAGCCCAGTGCTCCATCACCCAGGAGATGGCCCTGTGGAGGCGCCTGGAGACAGGCCCATGGGTGTAATGGGAGAGTCCACCGGCCTGGACACTGTGCCACTGATGCCTGTGCCACCCAAGGTCCCAGAATATCCAGGGCAGACTCCCTTGTCACCTGTCACCCTGGAAGGCAGCGTCCCAGAGGTCTCCCTGTGGCTGTGGCCCTTGATGCCTTCCCCTAATCCTGGCCTGGGATAATCTTGGGAGTAGCTGCCCCTCTCGAAGTCTGGGAAACATCCAGGACAGTAGCTGTGTCCATCAATGAGGGGAGTGTCCCTAAAGCCAATCACCCATGGGCAGTCGCTCCAGCCAGAGGATGTTGCCCTCACCCCAGGGTATgggtagggaaactgaggcccagaaaggctgAAAGACTGCCCTCAATGGTTTCCAGTCACCCTAGATACCAGAAGTCACCATCACCCCCATCCATCCCTCTTCTACCTCAGGGACAACCCTCCTGTCCCCCAGTGGCAAGGATAAGTGAACTCTGCAAACTGAGAAACCCATCCCCATAGACTCCTCACTGCTAACTGCAATGGCTCCCCAAGGCACCGCGACCTGGGGTCTGACCTCccatcttcctcccctcccctccgtgTCCACTGACCTCTGCTCTGGGGCCCTGTGCGGTCTCCTTGGTTGTCCATGTCAGCAAAAAGGGGATCATGATCCAACCTCACAGAGCTGCCGTGAGGCTTCCATGAGATAAGGTACTGAAAACACTTGGCAGCCAGCAGGTGGCTCGTCCATGGTACCCTATGTGCTAAGTGGGCAGAACAGGTGCTTCCAAGAGGACTATGGAGGTCCCTGGGCTGGAGCAGGTGGGACAACTTTGTGGAGGGGGAGGTGGTTCCTGGCCTGGACCCTGGGTAATCCTGATATTAGATAACACATTGAATAACAACAGTAACATTAAGTAAGTAACTTCCACCAGTacctgctatgtgtcaggcattgtacAGAACTCTTGATGTATATTCACTCATTGATTTCTCACAACAATGCTATGGTATAATCAACTCCATTGTAGAATGaagaaactagctgggcatggcacgcctgtaatcccagcactttgggagactgaggcaggtggatcacttgaggtcagaagttccagaccagccccgGCCAACCACAGCGGAAACCCCTATCTCTCTACCTAAAATTACCAGTACTCTGCAAAAAAAAGTGGAGACGGAGTCTGTGTTCCCAGGTTGGAGGAAAATTGATCTGCTC contains:
- the GRM4 gene encoding metabotropic glutamate receptor 4 isoform X5, encoding MVQTLPKLFPHDGAKRKKRTLGTSGPCCGGGGQIPQISYASTAPDLSDNSRYDFFSRVVPSDTYQAQAMVDIVRALKWNYVSTVASEGSYGESGVEAFIQKSREDGGVCIAQSVKIPREPKAGEFDKIIRRLLETSNARAVIIFANEDDIRRVLEAARRANQTGHFFWMGSDSWGSKIAPVLHLEEVAEGAVTILPKRMSVRGFDRYFSSRTLDNNRRNIWFAEFWEDNFHCKLSRHALKKGSHVKKCTNRERIGQDSAYEQEGKVQFVIDAVYAMGHALHAMHRDLCPGRVGLCPRMDPVDGTQLLKYIRNVNFSGIAGNPVTFNENGDAPGRYDIYQYQLRNDSAEYKVIGSWTDHLHLRIERMHWPGSGQQLPRSICSLPCQPGERKKTVKGMPCCWHCEPCTGYQYQVDRYTCKTCPYDMRPTENRTGCRPIPIIKLEWDSPWAVLPLFLAVVGIAATLFVVITFVRYNDTPIVKASGRELSYVLLAGIFLCYATTFLMIAEPDLGTCSLRRIFLGLGMSISYAALLTKTNRIYRIFEQGKRSVSAPRFISPASQLAITFSLISLQLLGICVWFVVDPSHSVVDFQDQRTLDPRFARGVLKCDISDLSLICLLGYSMLLMVTCTVYAIKTRGVPETFNEAKPIGFTMYTTCIVWLAFIPIFFGTSQSADKLYIQTTTLTVSVSLSASVSLGMLYMPKVYIILFHPEQNVPKRKRSLKAVVTAATMSNKFTQKGNFRPNGEAKSELCENLEAPALATKQTYVTYTNHAI
- the GRM4 gene encoding metabotropic glutamate receptor 4 isoform X4, whose translation is MVDIVRALKWNYVSTVASEGSYGESGVEAFIQKSREDGGVCIAQSVKIPREPKAGEFDKIIRRLLETSNARAVIIFANEDDIRRVLEAARRANQTGHFFWMGSDSWGSKIAPVLHLEEVAEGAVTILPKRMSVRGFDRYFSSRTLDNNRRNIWFAEFWEDNFHCKLSRHALKKGSHVKKCTNRERIGQDSAYEQEGKVQFVIDAVYAMGHALHAMHRDLCPGRVGLCPRMDPVDGTQLLKYIRNVNFSGIAGNPVTFNENGDAPGRYDIYQYQLRNDSAEYKVIGSWTDHLHLRIERMHWPGSGQQLPRSICSLPCQPGERKKTVKGMPCCWHCEPCTGYQYQVDRYTCKTCPYDMRPTENRTGCRPIPIIKLEWDSPWAVLPLFLAVVGIAATLFVVITFVRYNDTPIVKASGRELSYVLLAGIFLCYATTFLMIAEPDLGTCSLRRIFLGLGMSISYAALLTKTNRIYRIFEQGKRSVSAPRFISPASQLAITFSLISLQLLGICVWFVVDPSHSVVDFQDQRTLDPRFARGVLKCDISDLSLICLLGYSMLLMVTCTVYAIKTRGVPETFNEAKPIGFTMYTTCIVWLAFIPIFFGTSQSADKLYIQTTTLTVSVSLSASVSLGMLYMPKVYIILFHPEQNVPKRKRSLKAVVTAATMSNKFTQKGNFRPNGEAKSELCENLEAPALATKQTYVTYTNHAI
- the GRM4 gene encoding metabotropic glutamate receptor 4 isoform X3, translating into MGSDSWGSKIAPVLHLEEVAEGAVTILPKRMSVRGFDRYFSSRTLDNNRRNIWFAEFWEDNFHCKLSRHALKKGSHVKKCTNRERIGQDSAYEQEGKVQFVIDAVYAMGHALHAMHRDLCPGRVGLCPRMDPVDGTQLLKYIRNVNFSGIAGNPVTFNENGDAPGRYDIYQYQLRNDSAEYKVIGSWTDHLHLRIERMHWPGSGQQLPRSICSLPCQPGERKKTVKGMPCCWHCEPCTGYQYQVDRYTCKTCPYDMRPTENRTGCRPIPIIKLEWDSPWAVLPLFLAVVGIAATLFVVITFVRYNDTPIVKASGRELSYVLLAGIFLCYATTFLMIAEPDLGTCSLRRIFLGLGMSISYAALLTKTNRIYRIFEQGKRSVSAPRFISPASQLAITFSLISLQLLGICVWFVVDPSHSVVDFQDQRTLDPRFARGVLKCDISDLSLICLLGYSMLLMVTCTVYAIKTRGVPETFNEAKPIGFTMYTTCIVWLAFIPIFFGTSQSADKLYIQTTTLTVSVSLSASVSLGMLYMPKVYIILFHPEQNVPKRKRSLKAVVTAATMSNKFTQKGNFRPNGEAKSELCENLEAPALATKQTYVTYTNHAI
- the GRM4 gene encoding metabotropic glutamate receptor 4 isoform X2, whose translation is MPGKRGLGWWWARLPLCLLLSLYGPWMPSSLGKPKGHPHMNSIRIDGDITLGGLFPVHGRGSEGKACGELKKEKGIHRLEAMLFALDRINNDPDLLPNITLGARILDTCSRDTHALEQSLTFVQALIEKDGTEVRCGSGGPPIITKPERVVGVIGASGSSVSIMVANILRLFKIPQISYASTAPDLSDNSRYDFFSRVVPSDTYQAQAMVDIVRALKWNYVSTVASEGSYGESGVEAFIQKSREDGGVCIAQSVKIPREPKAGEFDKIIRRLLETSNARAVIIFANEDDIRRVLEAARRANQTGHFFWMGSDSWGSKIAPVLHLEEVAEGAVTILPKRMSVRGFDRYFSSRTLDNNRRNIWFAEFWEDNFHCKLSRHALKKGSHVKKCTNRERIGQDSAYEQEGKVQFVIDAVYAMGHALHAMHRDLCPGRVGLCPRMDPVDGTQLLKYIRNVNFSGIAGNPVTFNENGDAPGRYDIYQYQLRNDSAEYKVIGSWTDHLHLRIERMHWPGSGQQLPRSICSLPCQPGERKKTVKGMPCCWHCEPCTGYQYQVDRYTCKTCPYDMRPTENRTGCRPIPIIKLEWDSPWAVLPLFLAVVGIAATLFVVITFVRYNDTPIVKASGRELSYVLLAGIFLCYATTFLMIAEPDLGTCSLRRIFLGLGMSISYAALLTKTNRIYRIFEQGKRSVSAPRFISPASQLAITFSLISLQLLGICVWFVVDPSHSVVDFQDQRTLDPRFARGVLKCDISDLSLICLLGYSMLLMVTCTVYAIKTRGVPETFNEAKPIGFTMYTTCIVWLAFIPIFFGTSQSADKL